In one Zobellia galactanivorans genomic region, the following are encoded:
- a CDS encoding purine-nucleoside phosphorylase, with the protein MMRKQLDESVAYLQSKGFDQPEIGIVLGTGLGKLADQIENPIEAHYNHIPFFPLATVEFHSGKLIYGTLEGKKAVVMKGRFHLYEGYDFLDITYPIRVMHQLGITKLFISNAAGAINLNYKEGDLMLIEDHINLQGGSPLAFKSVAQFGERFADMSEPYDVPMRESLMKIANKENITLRQGVYVSVVGPQLETKAEYRMLKIIGADAVGMSTVPEVIVANHLNLPIVAVSVITDECNPENLKPVDIDRIIKTAEVAEPKMVKLFKELIKTL; encoded by the coding sequence ATGATGCGAAAACAATTAGACGAATCCGTCGCCTATTTACAAAGTAAAGGATTTGACCAACCCGAAATCGGTATCGTACTCGGCACAGGTCTGGGCAAATTGGCCGATCAGATAGAAAACCCCATTGAGGCACACTACAACCATATTCCCTTTTTTCCCCTTGCCACGGTAGAATTCCATTCCGGAAAACTTATATATGGCACACTGGAAGGCAAAAAAGCGGTAGTCATGAAAGGACGCTTTCATTTGTACGAAGGCTATGATTTTCTAGACATCACTTACCCTATTCGGGTCATGCACCAATTGGGAATAACAAAGCTCTTTATCTCGAATGCGGCCGGTGCGATCAACCTAAACTATAAGGAAGGTGATTTAATGCTCATTGAAGACCATATCAACCTTCAAGGCGGATCGCCTTTGGCCTTCAAAAGCGTTGCCCAGTTCGGCGAACGCTTTGCCGACATGTCAGAACCCTATGATGTACCCATGCGCGAAAGCTTGATGAAAATTGCGAACAAAGAAAACATCACCCTTCGCCAAGGCGTTTACGTTTCCGTAGTGGGACCTCAACTAGAGACCAAAGCGGAATACCGCATGCTTAAAATTATCGGTGCCGATGCCGTAGGAATGAGTACCGTACCGGAGGTCATCGTTGCAAACCACTTAAACCTTCCCATAGTCGCCGTCTCGGTAATTACCGACGAATGCAACCCGGAAAACCTGAAGCCCGTAGATATCGATCGGATCATAAAAACGGCGGAAGTAGCGGAACCAAAAATGGTCAAACTCTTTAAAGAACTGATCAAGACTTTATAG
- a CDS encoding phosphotransferase produces the protein MTIIDTNTSLEELQNFLQSKEWLRYGEKIVSIEKPGDGNMNVVIRVITDQRSFILKQSRPYVEKYQEIKAPLNRIAVEKNFYQAVQDNAVHAHIPTILGFDVEENLLLLEDLGHCEDMTLIYQQREISNKQLNLLIFILGLIHRKKVSSDFPENLEMRQLNHQHIFVLPFMEDKGFQLDDIQPGLQELSLPYKQDKKIRKVVKKIGKKYLAPGNTLLHGDYYPGSWMTEAENLYIIDPEFGFVGFPEFDLGVMAAHIIIATGKKGYIKRIHGAYQGEANLELMSQVAGIEIMRRLIGLAQLPLDRSLKEKGKLLKKARKLILNP, from the coding sequence TTGACCATTATAGATACCAATACGTCACTAGAGGAGCTTCAAAATTTCCTGCAATCTAAAGAATGGTTGCGTTATGGAGAAAAAATCGTATCCATAGAAAAACCCGGTGATGGCAACATGAACGTAGTCATTCGCGTTATTACCGACCAGCGTTCCTTCATCTTGAAACAGTCTAGGCCCTACGTTGAAAAATACCAAGAAATAAAGGCCCCCTTAAACCGGATTGCGGTAGAAAAAAACTTCTATCAAGCGGTTCAAGACAATGCCGTTCATGCCCATATTCCCACAATTTTGGGCTTTGACGTTGAAGAAAACCTCTTGCTCCTAGAAGATTTGGGCCATTGTGAAGACATGACCCTCATCTATCAACAAAGAGAAATTTCAAACAAACAGCTAAATCTTCTCATTTTTATTCTGGGCCTGATCCATAGAAAAAAAGTTTCAAGCGATTTTCCAGAGAACCTAGAAATGCGCCAATTGAACCACCAACATATTTTTGTACTTCCCTTCATGGAAGACAAGGGTTTTCAACTTGACGATATACAGCCCGGACTCCAAGAACTTTCCCTGCCCTACAAACAAGACAAAAAAATCAGGAAGGTCGTTAAGAAAATAGGCAAGAAATATTTGGCCCCAGGAAACACCCTCTTGCATGGCGACTACTACCCTGGAAGTTGGATGACCGAAGCCGAAAACCTTTATATTATAGACCCTGAATTCGGCTTTGTAGGCTTTCCCGAATTCGATTTGGGCGTCATGGCGGCCCATATTATTATTGCTACGGGCAAAAAAGGATACATAAAACGTATTCACGGGGCCTATCAGGGCGAAGCCAACCTTGAATTAATGTCGCAAGTGGCCGGTATAGAAATTATGCGCCGGTTGATCGGACTTGCCCAACTTCCCTTGGACCGCTCCCTAAAAGAAAAGGGCAAACTTTTGAAAAAGGCACGTAAACTCATTTTAAACCCATGA
- a CDS encoding type III pantothenate kinase: MNLVIDAGNTCVKLAVFEGDTLVFRQNSEVGDVAREIKEICDHYPRIKHGIIASVGNLDRKVMAVLTVFCEVHELTPMSKLPFKNSYATPQTLGVDRIALATAAFYRYPKKNVLIIDAGTCVTYDMVNDYGEYLGGAISPGLHMRYKALHDQTSKLPLLQPKEFLDYIGNSTETSIHSGVVNGICQEIDGVIDQYGSRFADLTVILTGGDALFLSKRLKNTIFADSKFLLVGLNYLLEYNKR, translated from the coding sequence ATGAACCTAGTAATCGATGCCGGTAATACTTGTGTGAAACTCGCCGTGTTCGAGGGAGATACCCTCGTTTTCAGGCAGAATTCAGAGGTGGGTGATGTAGCCAGGGAAATAAAGGAGATTTGTGACCACTATCCGAGAATTAAACATGGAATAATCGCTTCGGTTGGAAATTTAGACCGAAAAGTGATGGCTGTTTTGACGGTTTTCTGCGAGGTACACGAATTGACGCCCATGAGTAAGTTGCCTTTTAAGAACTCATATGCTACGCCTCAGACTTTGGGGGTAGACCGTATTGCCTTGGCCACGGCGGCATTTTACCGTTACCCGAAAAAAAATGTATTGATCATTGATGCGGGAACCTGTGTTACCTACGATATGGTCAATGACTATGGTGAGTATTTGGGCGGGGCTATTTCGCCGGGACTACATATGCGATATAAGGCCTTGCACGACCAAACTTCAAAATTACCCTTGTTACAACCCAAAGAATTTTTAGATTATATTGGAAATTCTACCGAAACCAGTATCCACAGTGGTGTGGTGAACGGTATTTGCCAGGAAATTGACGGTGTAATCGACCAATATGGATCCCGTTTTGCAGATTTAACAGTTATTTTAACAGGCGGTGATGCGCTATTTTTGTCTAAACGGTTAAAAAATACCATATTTGCGGACTCCAAATTTCTCCTTGTAGGATTAAATTATCTGTTGGAATACAACAAACGCTAA
- a CDS encoding TIGR04282 family arsenosugar biosynthesis glycosyltransferase, with the protein MSFITPNEKQKEDATVNYTNIASKELLLIFTRNPQLGKCKTRLAATIGDQAALDIYRFLLGHTVKTTENLNTAKQVWYSEEIWTDDIWSPIIFDKKLQQGPDLGVRMAHAFQEGFASGFERIIVIGSDMYDLDQNDLQQAFSELKKNDFVIGPAQDGGYYLLGMNRFKPELFSNKAWGQESVLADTLENLKNEKHHILDERNDVDVYEDIQHIDAFRPYLKHLTS; encoded by the coding sequence TTGAGTTTTATAACCCCTAACGAAAAACAAAAAGAGGACGCAACGGTCAATTATACCAATATAGCCTCCAAAGAGCTACTGCTCATTTTTACGCGAAACCCCCAATTGGGAAAATGCAAGACCCGTTTGGCCGCTACCATTGGCGACCAGGCGGCCTTGGACATTTACAGGTTTTTGCTCGGCCATACCGTAAAAACCACCGAAAACCTGAACACGGCCAAGCAGGTCTGGTATTCTGAGGAAATTTGGACCGATGATATTTGGAGTCCGATCATATTCGATAAAAAATTACAGCAAGGCCCTGATTTGGGCGTGCGTATGGCCCATGCTTTTCAAGAGGGATTCGCTTCGGGTTTCGAGCGTATTATCGTAATAGGAAGCGATATGTACGACCTCGACCAAAATGACCTGCAACAGGCTTTTTCCGAATTGAAAAAAAACGATTTTGTTATTGGGCCGGCCCAAGATGGAGGCTATTACCTGCTGGGCATGAACCGTTTTAAACCCGAACTGTTCTCCAACAAGGCTTGGGGCCAAGAAAGTGTCTTGGCCGATACGCTGGAAAACCTAAAAAACGAAAAACATCATATTTTAGACGAGCGAAACGATGTCGATGTTTACGAAGACATACAACATATCGATGCGTTTCGCCCTTACTTAAAACATTTAACATCATGA
- a CDS encoding rhodanese-like domain-containing protein: MRTTLNVFLFLWLTSISFAQSKIDKTLKKLNEASVDYIHADSLKNGSNVVLLDARERSEYEVSHLKNAMWVGYDTFELDSIVQKIKNKNSEIVVYCSIGVRSEDIGEKLQQAGYTKVKNLYGGIFEWKNRGNPVFDSSGNETEQVHAFNKQWGKLLKNGKKVYGP, translated from the coding sequence ATGAGAACTACCTTAAACGTCTTTTTATTTCTTTGGCTTACTTCGATTTCGTTCGCCCAGAGCAAAATTGACAAGACCTTAAAAAAGCTGAACGAAGCATCGGTAGACTATATTCATGCCGACTCCCTTAAAAACGGGTCGAACGTAGTGCTGCTCGATGCCCGTGAGAGATCAGAATACGAGGTCAGTCATTTAAAAAATGCCATGTGGGTCGGCTACGATACGTTCGAACTCGATTCCATTGTTCAAAAAATTAAAAATAAAAACAGTGAAATAGTCGTTTACTGTTCCATAGGCGTACGCTCCGAAGATATTGGGGAAAAGTTACAACAGGCAGGTTACACCAAGGTCAAAAACCTTTACGGAGGTATATTCGAATGGAAAAACCGCGGAAACCCCGTCTTCGATTCGTCAGGTAACGAAACCGAACAAGTACACGCCTTTAACAAGCAGTGGGGCAAATTGCTAAAAAACGGCAAGAAAGTATACGGACCGTAA
- a CDS encoding ADP-ribosylglycohydrolase family protein — protein MKRLLVWFLVFLSLACKETTSPVDLPAPEKNTYTTDTLQLSEARYYDKVLGALVGSAIGDAMGASTEMWHRKDIQLKYGYINTLTPAVRQQSPEGTWGHNLNAGATTDDTRWKYTMVKYLSENEGNLTADRFADFITSYYSTLTRTISDGKKVPDTDFLDTQIEKIDWIKEWARVSMAYQESPEAYLKAMNRFYGGEMSCAGQLYTPMFGLITETPEAAYELAYEHSLFDLGYAKDISALVSAMTHMALRTQDIDSIINTTTFVDPLGYQDSRLVGRIAYQMADASVKTILQIKQRSLPDSLTTKDSLLYKIPSGFQGNQKEWMRQEMAYAFLEEHKKAIPFHSGEIYQILITALKYGEGDFEKTLQFIVNYGRDNDTVAAVAGMILGAKDGYSRLPVSLRAQALKVNKENMGIDLEALAREITEKKYPNSVKP, from the coding sequence ATGAAACGCCTATTAGTTTGGTTTTTGGTTTTCCTCTCTCTAGCCTGCAAAGAGACGACTTCCCCTGTAGATTTACCGGCACCCGAAAAAAACACTTACACCACCGATACATTGCAACTTTCGGAAGCCAGATACTACGATAAGGTTTTAGGAGCACTGGTAGGTTCCGCCATAGGTGACGCCATGGGAGCTTCCACCGAAATGTGGCACCGAAAAGACATTCAGCTCAAATACGGCTACATAAACACCTTGACCCCGGCGGTACGCCAACAATCGCCCGAAGGTACATGGGGCCACAACCTTAATGCAGGCGCGACCACCGATGACACCCGATGGAAGTACACCATGGTCAAATACCTTTCAGAAAATGAGGGAAACCTGACCGCTGACCGTTTCGCCGATTTTATAACCTCCTATTATTCTACCTTAACCCGAACCATAAGTGATGGAAAAAAGGTTCCCGACACCGATTTTCTAGATACCCAAATCGAAAAAATAGACTGGATCAAAGAATGGGCACGGGTCTCTATGGCCTATCAAGAAAGCCCCGAGGCTTACCTAAAAGCCATGAACCGCTTTTACGGGGGAGAAATGTCATGCGCGGGACAATTGTACACCCCAATGTTCGGACTGATAACCGAAACGCCCGAAGCGGCCTATGAGCTCGCTTACGAGCACAGCTTGTTCGATTTGGGCTACGCCAAAGACATTTCGGCCTTGGTTTCGGCTATGACCCATATGGCCCTTCGCACCCAAGACATCGATTCCATTATCAATACCACCACCTTTGTTGACCCATTAGGTTATCAAGACAGCAGATTGGTAGGGCGTATTGCTTACCAAATGGCAGATGCTTCGGTCAAAACGATATTGCAAATAAAACAACGCAGCCTACCCGACTCCTTAACGACAAAAGACAGCTTGCTCTATAAGATTCCCTCAGGATTCCAAGGAAACCAGAAAGAGTGGATGCGCCAAGAAATGGCCTATGCCTTTTTGGAGGAGCACAAAAAGGCTATACCCTTTCACTCCGGGGAAATCTATCAAATATTGATTACGGCCCTGAAGTATGGGGAAGGCGATTTTGAAAAGACTTTACAGTTTATAGTAAACTACGGTCGTGACAACGACACCGTGGCCGCCGTGGCCGGAATGATACTAGGCGCCAAGGACGGCTACTCACGACTACCCGTATCGCTCCGCGCCCAAGCCCTTAAGGTCAACAAGGAAAATATGGGAATCGACCTCGAAGCGCTTGCCCGTGAGATTACCGAAAAAAAGTATCCTAATTCAGTCAAGCCTTAG